The Brachyspira aalborgi genome has a segment encoding these proteins:
- a CDS encoding methyl-accepting chemotaxis protein, giving the protein MKIKKSNRKKGLMNKFLVPFAVFLGIVVICMYIIYRPQYKRLFLNNINVKMKTAAEEVSKWTSSFYSEIDIIEAYTKSAINTNDMLIAFSNIVKSKPEIVNVYFGNNIPMNNEGGIFVNPRRHLLPANYDQTKRDWFIKSLNENKVYISEPYIAASSKELVVTFAKAIYTNNVLKGVVGIDISFEKISEIMQNQAEDKNTEINIIMTNGMYLTHKDKRNILNEQNNLFSNPLFSSWQNTVSSGNNLIEIKGKEWAGVQNIENVPWMISGHGTTSYFDSLMRKLIIVLIIVVVAFMSVETILVLVVVRPLSETLNRAINITEDMGKGDFNARFEKKLLDKKDQTGMLTKSIDDMQKNIGSVIYKIKQGIDVINNEINKISDGSANLSDRSNSQAAALEELASSIEALSSSLKETARSASEAKNMSEKAYSDTKSGVEAVIQTANNMKEISESSKKISDITKMIQSIAFQTNILALNAAVEAARAGEQGRGFAVVASEIRSLAQTVNDAASNITNIVEDTVNKIEVGNVSVTQSSELLSEIEKSVNEVSEVLTGIANSSIQEEDSIHQINQAVIELNNITQENSDMAQESAFSSKEVSDRTENMVEEISYFKFKNDKK; this is encoded by the coding sequence CTCAATATAAAAGATTGTTTTTAAATAATATAAATGTAAAAATGAAAACCGCAGCGGAAGAAGTTTCTAAATGGACATCTTCTTTTTATTCTGAAATAGATATAATAGAAGCATATACAAAAAGCGCTATAAATACAAACGATATGCTTATAGCTTTTTCAAATATTGTAAAATCAAAACCCGAAATTGTAAATGTGTATTTTGGAAATAATATACCTATGAATAACGAAGGAGGAATATTTGTAAATCCTCGTAGGCATCTTCTTCCAGCAAATTACGACCAAACAAAAAGAGATTGGTTTATAAAATCATTAAACGAAAATAAAGTATATATAAGCGAACCTTATATAGCCGCATCTTCAAAAGAACTTGTTGTAACTTTCGCTAAGGCAATTTATACGAATAATGTTCTTAAAGGAGTGGTAGGAATTGATATTTCTTTTGAAAAAATTTCAGAAATAATGCAAAATCAAGCAGAAGACAAAAATACCGAAATAAATATAATAATGACAAATGGAATGTATCTTACGCATAAAGATAAACGAAATATTTTAAACGAACAAAATAATTTATTTTCAAATCCTCTATTTTCTAGTTGGCAAAATACTGTATCAAGCGGAAATAATTTAATAGAAATAAAAGGCAAAGAATGGGCGGGCGTTCAAAATATAGAAAATGTTCCTTGGATGATATCGGGACATGGAACTACATCTTATTTCGATAGTCTTATGAGAAAACTTATAATAGTTTTAATAATCGTAGTAGTGGCTTTTATGTCGGTAGAAACTATTTTAGTTTTGGTTGTAGTTCGTCCTTTATCTGAAACTTTAAACAGAGCTATAAATATTACGGAAGATATGGGAAAAGGAGATTTCAATGCAAGATTTGAGAAAAAACTTTTAGATAAAAAAGACCAAACGGGAATGCTTACAAAATCGATTGACGATATGCAAAAAAATATAGGTTCTGTGATTTATAAAATAAAACAAGGTATAGATGTTATAAATAACGAAATAAATAAAATATCCGATGGAAGCGCTAATTTGTCCGATAGAAGTAACTCTCAAGCCGCAGCTTTAGAAGAATTGGCAAGTTCTATTGAAGCTTTATCTTCTTCTTTGAAAGAAACTGCAAGAAGCGCATCCGAAGCGAAAAATATGAGCGAAAAAGCTTATTCGGATACTAAAAGCGGGGTCGAAGCCGTAATACAAACTGCAAATAACATGAAAGAAATTTCAGAATCTAGTAAAAAAATATCCGATATAACTAAAATGATTCAATCTATAGCCTTTCAAACAAATATACTCGCCTTAAATGCCGCCGTTGAAGCTGCAAGAGCGGGAGAGCAAGGAAGAGGTTTTGCGGTTGTGGCAAGCGAAATAAGGTCTTTAGCTCAAACGGTTAATGACGCTGCAAGCAATATTACAAATATAGTAGAAGATACGGTAAATAAAATAGAAGTTGGAAATGTATCGGTAACTCAATCTTCAGAACTTTTAAGCGAGATAGAAAAATCCGTAAATGAAGTTTCAGAAGTTTTAACGGGAATAGCGAATTCGTCTATTCAAGAAGAAGATAGCATACATCAGATAAATCAAGCCGTGATAGAATTAAATAATATAACGCAGGAAAATTCCGATATGGCGCAAGAAAGCGCTTTTTCAAGCAAAGAAGTGTCGGACAGAACGGAGAATATGGTTGAAGAAATTTCTTATTTCAAATTTAAAAATGATAAGAAATAA
- a CDS encoding protein-ADP-ribose hydrolase — protein sequence MEKLLYLINYLAKENKINIGELPSNEIELKNLFRSLINIRPPNDISEEYLKVEDEFLKEELDKKFNNKLITNIANLKPIKNNLYIWKGDITTLKIDAIVNAANSAMLGCFYPMHKCIDNAIHSAAGTRLRLFCRDIINQCGGYLETGDAKITPAFNLPCKYILHTVGPIIKDKVSKKDEELLYSCYKSCLNLVLENNIESVAFCCISTGEFRFPNDLAVDIALFSVNDFLKENKKRNIKIVFNVFKDIDYELYNKKIVGK from the coding sequence ATGGAAAAATTATTATATCTAATAAATTATTTGGCAAAAGAAAATAAAATTAATATAGGCGAGCTTCCGTCCAACGAAATAGAATTAAAAAATTTATTTAGAAGTCTTATAAATATTCGTCCGCCGAACGATATAAGCGAAGAATATTTAAAAGTAGAAGACGAATTTTTGAAAGAAGAACTCGATAAAAAATTTAATAACAAACTTATTACTAATATAGCAAATCTTAAACCGATAAAAAATAATCTATATATTTGGAAAGGAGATATTACGACTTTAAAAATTGACGCTATAGTAAACGCCGCTAATTCTGCAATGCTTGGATGTTTCTATCCGATGCATAAATGTATTGATAACGCGATTCATAGCGCCGCTGGAACAAGACTCAGATTATTTTGCCGAGATATTATAAATCAATGTGGAGGTTATTTGGAAACAGGCGATGCAAAAATAACTCCTGCTTTTAATCTGCCTTGTAAATATATTTTGCATACGGTTGGACCAATAATAAAAGATAAAGTTAGCAAAAAAGACGAAGAGCTTCTTTATTCATGCTATAAATCTTGTTTGAATTTGGTTTTAGAAAATAATATAGAAAGTGTGGCTTTTTGCTGCATATCCACAGGAGAGTTTAGATTTCCAAACGATTTGGCTGTCGATATAGCTTTATTTTCGGTAAACGATTTTTTAAAAGAAAATAAAAAACGAAATATAAAAATAGTTTTCAATGTTTTTAAAGATATTGATTATGAATTATATAATAAAAAAATTGTAGGAAAATAA
- a CDS encoding SIR2 family NAD-dependent protein deacylase, translated as MDKNKLIQKLKEEIENSEYILIGAGAGLSTSAGFLYDGKRFEDNFKDYIKKYGFTDMYSAGFYNFPTLEEYWAYFSLYVYINRYDIEENETYLNLYNIVKNKNYFVITTNVDGRFADSKFDKDKIFAVQGDFSLFQCSKPCRQETFYNEKYIREMIKYKKEMKIPTELIPKCPYCGENMSMNLRADSTFVQDKNWDKQKSKYENFLKNSDNSKILFLELGVGFNTPSIIKYNFWRMTLNNKKSVYASINLGECYSASDIEERSICIDADISEVLKKLIK; from the coding sequence ATGGATAAAAATAAATTAATACAAAAATTAAAAGAAGAAATTGAAAATTCGGAGTATATATTGATAGGAGCGGGAGCGGGACTTTCTACTTCGGCGGGATTTTTATATGACGGAAAAAGATTTGAAGATAATTTTAAAGATTATATAAAAAAATACGGGTTTACCGATATGTATAGCGCGGGATTTTATAATTTTCCAACTCTTGAGGAATATTGGGCTTATTTTAGTTTGTATGTTTATATAAACAGATACGATATTGAAGAAAACGAGACTTATTTAAATCTTTATAATATAGTAAAAAATAAAAATTATTTCGTCATAACTACAAATGTTGACGGCAGATTTGCAGATTCTAAATTTGATAAAGATAAAATTTTTGCGGTTCAAGGAGATTTTTCGCTTTTTCAATGTTCAAAACCTTGCAGGCAAGAAACTTTTTATAATGAAAAATATATTAGAGAAATGATTAAATACAAAAAAGAAATGAAAATACCTACCGAGCTTATTCCAAAATGTCCATACTGTGGAGAAAATATGTCTATGAATTTGAGAGCGGATTCCACTTTCGTTCAAGATAAAAATTGGGACAAACAAAAATCAAAATACGAAAATTTTTTAAAAAATTCCGACAATTCAAAAATTTTGTTTTTGGAACTTGGAGTCGGTTTCAATACGCCTTCTATAATAAAATATAATTTTTGGAGAATGACTTTAAATAATAAAAAATCCGTTTACGCTTCTATTAATTTGGGAGAATGCTACAGCGCAAGCGATATTGAAGAGCGTTCTATATGCATAGACGCCGATATATCCGAAGTATTGAAGAAATTAATTAAATAA
- the gyrA gene encoding DNA gyrase subunit A, with the protein MATKNNNNNNDNGTEERQYSTYTKDILKRVSHISIEKELQESYLNYSMSVIVSRALPDVRDGLKPVHRRILYAMYDANLTHDKPYKKSAATVGEVLARYHPHGDAAVYGTMVRMAQDFAMRYLLVDGQGNFGSVDDDPPAAMRYTEARMTRFAEEMLNDIEKDTVKFVPNFDDSRTEPSVLPATLPQLLVNGSMGIAIGMATNMPPHNLREVINAVSYYIDNKNAEIKDLMKFVQGPDFPTAGIIYGKEGIKEAYTTGKGRIKLRARLEIEELKKDREAIIVKELPYNVVKTTLHEKIAELIKQGKIEGISDIRDESSNRAGIRLVIELKRGVATQIVLNQLFKHTDLETTFGIINLALVNGEPKVLNLKELIKYFVEHRVEVITKRTQYDLNQAKAKAHILEGLLIAQANIEKVIKVIRESENTESARNTLMKTFKLSEKQAQAILDMPLKRLTALEKLKIEEELKELKEFIAYCEDLLAHPNKILAVIKNELQKISERYGDDRKSEIIGKTNDTEIDEEDLIHDEDVAVSITTQGFIKRVPASSYRTQGRGGVGVQSGKSQGEHYIEHLFVASTKDYLFIFTDRGKAFWLKVHEIPALTKLSQGKSIKFILNLAPDEKITSYFTVSEFDSKQSIIMVTKKGTIKKMELKHLENAKKRGILALTLENNDELVAVSAVQTGDDFIMTTDSGLALRINEQKVRNMGRAAGGVKGITLSGDDICVSGNGIHKGESLIVITENGIGKRLSSKQFNVKGRGGHGQIYIKLDNRTGRVVSVKTVGDKDEIMVVTTDDMTIKIKANSIPELGRNAKGVKIVNISEGARVSDLAVVPTSEDK; encoded by the coding sequence ATGGCAACAAAGAATAATAATAATAATAACGATAACGGGACAGAAGAGAGACAGTATTCCACTTATACGAAAGATATACTTAAAAGAGTAAGTCATATATCAATAGAAAAAGAATTACAAGAATCTTATTTAAATTATTCTATGAGCGTTATAGTTTCAAGAGCGCTTCCAGATGTTAGAGACGGTTTGAAGCCCGTTCATAGAAGAATATTATACGCAATGTATGACGCTAATCTTACGCATGATAAACCTTATAAAAAATCGGCGGCTACAGTCGGAGAAGTTTTAGCCCGATACCATCCGCATGGAGACGCTGCGGTTTATGGAACTATGGTTAGAATGGCTCAAGATTTTGCAATGAGATATTTGCTCGTTGATGGACAAGGAAATTTTGGTTCTGTGGACGATGACCCGCCAGCCGCTATGCGTTATACGGAAGCTCGAATGACTCGATTTGCCGAAGAGATGTTAAACGATATAGAAAAAGATACGGTTAAATTTGTTCCTAACTTTGACGATTCCAGAACAGAACCGTCAGTTTTACCCGCTACACTTCCTCAACTTCTTGTAAACGGAAGTATGGGAATTGCAATCGGTATGGCTACGAATATGCCTCCGCATAATTTAAGAGAAGTTATAAATGCAGTTTCTTATTATATAGACAATAAAAATGCGGAAATAAAAGATTTAATGAAATTCGTTCAAGGTCCCGACTTCCCAACCGCGGGAATAATATACGGAAAAGAAGGAATTAAAGAAGCATATACTACGGGAAAAGGAAGAATAAAATTAAGAGCGCGACTTGAAATAGAAGAATTAAAAAAAGACAGAGAAGCTATAATTGTTAAAGAACTTCCATATAATGTTGTGAAAACTACTTTGCATGAAAAAATCGCCGAATTAATTAAACAAGGCAAAATTGAAGGAATTTCGGATATTAGAGACGAATCAAGCAATAGAGCGGGAATAAGACTCGTTATTGAACTTAAAAGAGGAGTCGCCACTCAAATAGTTTTGAATCAATTATTTAAACATACCGATTTGGAGACAACTTTTGGAATAATAAATTTGGCTTTGGTAAACGGAGAGCCTAAAGTTCTTAACTTAAAAGAGCTTATTAAATATTTCGTAGAACATAGAGTTGAAGTTATAACCAAAAGAACTCAATATGATTTGAATCAAGCTAAAGCGAAAGCTCATATTTTAGAAGGACTTTTAATAGCTCAAGCTAATATAGAAAAAGTAATTAAAGTAATAAGAGAGAGCGAAAATACGGAATCGGCAAGAAACACTTTAATGAAAACATTTAAATTGTCCGAAAAGCAAGCGCAAGCTATACTCGATATGCCGCTTAAAAGATTAACCGCTTTAGAAAAATTAAAAATTGAAGAAGAATTGAAAGAATTGAAAGAATTTATAGCATATTGCGAAGATTTGCTCGCTCATCCTAATAAAATATTGGCGGTAATAAAAAACGAACTTCAAAAAATATCCGAAAGATACGGAGACGATAGAAAAAGCGAAATCATCGGAAAAACCAACGACACGGAAATAGACGAAGAAGATTTGATTCATGACGAAGATGTAGCGGTTTCTATAACGACTCAAGGCTTTATTAAGAGAGTTCCCGCTTCAAGTTATCGCACACAGGGAAGAGGCGGAGTCGGAGTTCAAAGCGGAAAATCTCAAGGTGAACATTATATAGAACATTTATTTGTAGCTTCAACTAAAGATTATTTATTTATATTTACCGATAGAGGAAAAGCTTTTTGGTTGAAAGTGCATGAAATTCCAGCTTTGACAAAATTGTCGCAAGGAAAAAGCATTAAATTTATATTAAATCTCGCTCCAGATGAAAAAATTACAAGCTATTTTACGGTTTCGGAATTTGATTCTAAACAATCTATTATAATGGTAACTAAAAAAGGCACTATAAAAAAGATGGAATTAAAGCATCTTGAAAACGCTAAAAAACGCGGAATACTTGCTTTAACTTTAGAAAATAATGACGAACTTGTCGCGGTTTCTGCAGTTCAAACAGGAGACGATTTCATTATGACTACAGACTCTGGACTCGCTTTAAGAATAAACGAACAGAAGGTTAGAAATATGGGAAGAGCCGCTGGCGGAGTTAAAGGAATAACTTTATCGGGAGATGATATTTGCGTATCTGGAAACGGAATACATAAAGGCGAATCTTTAATAGTTATAACCGAAAACGGAATAGGCAAAAGATTATCTTCAAAACAATTTAATGTTAAAGGAAGAGGCGGACATGGACAGATTTATATTAAACTTGACAATAGAACGGGAAGAGTTGTAAGCGTAAAAACTGTTGGCGATAAAGACGAAATAATGGTTGTAACAACGGACGATATGACTATTAAAATAAAAGCGAACTCTATACCTGAACTTGGAAGAAATGCGAAAGGCGTTAAAATAGTTAATATATCCGAAGGAGCGAGAGTTAGCGATTTGGCTGTAGTTCCCACTTCGGAAGATAAATAA
- a CDS encoding outer membrane beta-barrel protein, which produces MKKIKKFLLTIAMTMIFSVSAFAASGFEFILNVPLGVGISIPDKDLKDAGFKGTAGFEAGVSAQLGYMFQVVNGFGISALVELGYAHDHFGTSIEGDLGTIGAGLGLGSGTVKVSESYALDSFQIGLLPKFNIGAFSIGIGGGVKVPLGGKYTMKIGDTKDSIKLTTADTLSMLTPPVIGYVKATFDYSIFFTEKLALNVGLYLGGDIAKQEVSVAGVTAKTTQSSFDVGVELGFKFGPKA; this is translated from the coding sequence ATGAAAAAAATTAAAAAATTTCTTCTAACAATTGCAATGACGATGATTTTTAGCGTATCGGCATTTGCGGCAAGTGGGTTCGAGTTTATTTTAAATGTGCCTCTCGGAGTAGGTATATCTATTCCAGACAAAGATTTGAAAGACGCTGGATTTAAAGGCACGGCGGGTTTTGAGGCTGGAGTTTCAGCGCAGTTGGGATATATGTTCCAAGTGGTAAACGGTTTCGGAATTAGCGCATTGGTTGAATTGGGCTACGCTCATGACCATTTCGGAACTTCTATTGAAGGCGACTTGGGTACGATAGGAGCTGGTTTAGGACTTGGTTCAGGAACAGTTAAGGTATCCGAGAGCTATGCTTTAGACAGCTTCCAAATTGGTTTGCTTCCTAAATTCAATATTGGCGCGTTTTCAATAGGAATTGGCGGAGGCGTTAAAGTTCCACTTGGAGGAAAATACACTATGAAAATTGGAGACACAAAAGATTCTATTAAATTGACTACGGCTGATACATTGTCTATGTTAACTCCTCCTGTTATAGGTTATGTTAAAGCCACTTTTGATTATTCTATTTTCTTTACGGAAAAATTGGCTTTAAATGTAGGCTTATATTTGGGCGGAGATATTGCTAAACAAGAAGTTAGCGTTGCTGGCGTAACTGCAAAAACCACTCAAAGCAGTTTTGATGTCGGCGTAGAGTTAGGCTTTAAATTTGGACCAAAAGCATAA
- a CDS encoding peptide ABC transporter substrate-binding protein: protein MKKVLFILLTLTLFSCSDKKSNEIIRVSVGAEPQSIDPSFLSAVDSMIYAVHIFEGLTTKDKNNNVVGGVAESWEISEDGLSIIFNLRDNAKWSDGKPVMADEFVYSFRRLANPKTASSYSFLISPVKNADKIMAGKLNIEELGIEAIDDKTLIIKFENPTAYFLELACIPIFSPLRKEFIEGNDNWTFSPDTYIGNGPYKMIGRKPDEIISLEINENYWNKDSIKANRIDFIMFSDLSTAYAALKEGSLLYSSRIPNSDIDTLRKEGYLITTPSLGTSYYALNNTNSILKDKRVRRALSLAIDRNYIVENITKGGEKPAIAFVPYGLKDINGDFRENGIKYFSADKGDYKNNIEEAKNLLTQAGYPNGANFPVLEFKTNPGSGVIIAEAVQQMWKENLNIDMIIVQEDWAVFQKNRQTKHYILCRADWIGDYLDPMTFLQLFTINGAGNRVGYSNVNYDKLILEAQSTMDNNIRMANMHKAEDMLIGEDMALIPLYHYTASSMQNPKLKDVFVDTLEIRRFFYSYIK from the coding sequence ATGAAGAAAGTATTATTTATATTATTAACTTTAACATTATTTTCATGTTCTGATAAAAAATCAAACGAGATAATAAGAGTGAGCGTTGGAGCAGAACCTCAAAGTATAGACCCTTCTTTTTTATCGGCTGTTGATAGTATGATTTATGCAGTTCATATATTTGAAGGACTTACGACTAAAGATAAAAATAATAATGTTGTAGGAGGAGTTGCGGAAAGTTGGGAAATATCCGAAGACGGTTTAAGTATAATATTTAATTTAAGAGATAATGCAAAATGGAGCGATGGAAAACCCGTTATGGCTGATGAATTTGTTTATTCTTTTAGAAGACTTGCAAATCCAAAAACGGCGTCTTCTTATAGCTTTTTAATCTCGCCCGTAAAAAATGCAGATAAAATAATGGCTGGAAAATTAAATATAGAAGAGCTTGGAATAGAAGCGATTGACGATAAAACTCTTATTATAAAATTTGAAAATCCTACCGCTTATTTTTTAGAGCTTGCTTGTATTCCGATATTCTCTCCTCTTCGTAAGGAATTTATTGAAGGAAACGATAATTGGACTTTCTCGCCCGACACATATATAGGAAACGGTCCTTATAAAATGATAGGCAGAAAACCCGATGAAATTATATCTTTAGAAATAAACGAAAATTATTGGAATAAAGATTCTATAAAAGCTAATAGAATAGATTTTATTATGTTTTCCGATTTGTCTACGGCTTATGCGGCTTTAAAAGAAGGTTCTTTACTTTATTCTTCAAGAATACCAAACAGCGATATAGACACTTTAAGAAAAGAAGGATATTTAATAACGACTCCTTCGCTTGGCACTTCTTATTACGCTTTAAATAATACGAATTCTATTTTGAAAGATAAAAGAGTTCGCAGAGCTTTATCGCTTGCCATAGACAGAAATTATATAGTTGAAAATATTACAAAAGGCGGAGAAAAACCCGCGATAGCTTTCGTGCCTTACGGACTTAAAGATATAAACGGAGATTTTAGAGAAAACGGAATTAAATATTTTAGCGCGGATAAAGGAGATTATAAAAATAATATCGAAGAAGCTAAAAATCTTTTAACTCAAGCGGGCTATCCTAACGGCGCAAATTTTCCCGTGTTAGAGTTTAAAACTAATCCAGGTTCGGGCGTTATTATAGCGGAAGCCGTTCAGCAAATGTGGAAAGAAAATTTAAATATTGATATGATTATAGTTCAAGAAGATTGGGCGGTATTTCAAAAGAATAGACAAACTAAACATTATATTTTATGCCGCGCTGATTGGATAGGCGATTATTTAGACCCTATGACTTTTCTTCAATTATTTACGATTAACGGAGCTGGCAATAGAGTCGGCTATAGCAATGTCAATTATGATAAACTTATTTTAGAAGCGCAATCTACTATGGATAATAATATAAGAATGGCTAATATGCATAAGGCTGAAGATATGCTTATAGGCGAGGATATGGCTTTAATTCCATTATATCATTATACGGCGTCTTCTATGCAAAATCCTAAATTGAAAGATGTTTTTGTTGATACTTTAGAGATAAGAAGATTTTTTTATTCGTATATTAAGTAG
- a CDS encoding ABC transporter substrate-binding protein: MRKLNLIISFLTILLALTLILSCKGKTKSDSSNASKKFVLITMDSIDEHWLSVKKGAEDKVKELGNIELIFRAPAGKTDPNEQTRMAEDAINQKADAILLAPSDIAALSPVAAKIKEANIPLILIDSAISTEDYDAFLSTDNEAAGELAGETFAKLVNGKGKIGIVHAQPAASTAIARGKGFETKIKEIAPDIKIVSVQYSDGDKARALNIATDIMTANPDLVGFFTSNEGSTIGVARAIEDMGKKDTVMLVGFDKSQDTIRALENGTLKATVVQNPYKMGFDGVQMAFDILNGKKVERLIDTGVNVVTLENIDIIK; encoded by the coding sequence ATGCGAAAACTTAATTTAATCATTTCATTTTTAACTATTTTACTTGCCTTGACATTAATATTGTCATGCAAAGGTAAAACAAAATCGGATAGCTCAAATGCATCCAAAAAATTTGTTTTAATAACGATGGATTCAATAGACGAGCATTGGTTATCCGTTAAGAAAGGAGCTGAAGATAAGGTTAAAGAATTAGGAAATATTGAACTAATCTTTAGAGCGCCTGCTGGTAAAACGGACCCTAACGAGCAAACACGCATGGCAGAAGATGCGATAAACCAAAAAGCTGATGCTATTCTTTTAGCTCCAAGCGATATTGCGGCTTTATCTCCCGTTGCGGCTAAAATTAAAGAGGCAAATATTCCTCTTATTTTAATCGACTCCGCCATTTCTACCGAAGATTATGACGCTTTTTTATCTACCGATAACGAAGCTGCGGGCGAACTAGCGGGCGAGACTTTTGCAAAATTGGTTAATGGAAAAGGTAAAATAGGCATTGTTCATGCGCAACCAGCCGCTTCTACAGCTATAGCGAGAGGAAAAGGTTTTGAAACAAAGATAAAAGAAATAGCGCCAGATATTAAAATAGTTTCCGTTCAATATTCTGACGGCGATAAAGCTAGAGCGTTAAATATAGCCACTGATATAATGACGGCAAATCCAGATTTGGTTGGTTTCTTTACATCAAATGAAGGTTCTACTATAGGAGTAGCAAGAGCAATAGAAGATATGGGCAAAAAAGATACGGTTATGTTAGTAGGTTTCGATAAATCTCAAGATACTATAAGAGCTTTAGAAAACGGAACATTAAAAGCCACTGTTGTTCAAAATCCTTATAAAATGGGATTTGACGGAGTTCAAATGGCTTTTGATATTCTAAACGGAAAAAAGGTTGAAAGGTTAATCGACACGGGCGTAAATGTGGTGACTTTAGAAAATATTGATATTATAAAATAG
- a CDS encoding ROK family protein, which yields MSNIIGIDIGGTKTSVIISDYKLNILHKEKFETLSSSNTLNKILEIITEYKLKYGEISNIGISCGGPLSSSKGIIICPPNLPDWKNIEIVKFFSDNLNIPTKLENDANACAMAEYLWGAGKNTSNMAFLTFGTGLGAGLILNNKLYRGSSDMAGEIGHIRLNETGPIGYNKAGSFEGFCSGGGIAELCKIRMHEKSEDKSVKEFIELIKDKTFCAKTIADAVQSNNQFAISIFKESAIYLGKGLSILIDILNLDKIIIGGIYARMESFFKNIVLSVIKEEALKYSADFCSIEASFFKEEIGDYSTLAVAMNKL from the coding sequence TTGTCTAATATTATTGGCATAGATATAGGCGGAACAAAAACTTCTGTTATTATAAGCGATTATAAGTTGAATATTCTTCATAAAGAAAAATTTGAAACTTTATCGAGTTCAAATACTCTAAATAAAATTTTAGAAATAATAACAGAATATAAATTAAAATACGGCGAAATATCGAATATAGGGATAAGTTGCGGAGGTCCGCTTTCAAGTTCTAAAGGAATAATTATTTGTCCTCCAAATTTGCCCGATTGGAAAAATATCGAGATAGTTAAATTTTTTTCTGATAATTTAAATATCCCAACAAAATTAGAAAACGATGCAAACGCCTGCGCTATGGCTGAATATTTATGGGGAGCGGGAAAAAATACAAGCAATATGGCTTTTTTAACTTTTGGCACAGGATTAGGAGCTGGACTAATTTTAAATAATAAATTGTATAGAGGTTCTTCGGATATGGCGGGAGAGATAGGACATATAAGATTAAATGAAACGGGACCGATAGGATATAATAAAGCGGGTTCTTTTGAAGGATTTTGCAGCGGAGGAGGAATAGCGGAGCTTTGCAAAATTAGAATGCATGAAAAAAGCGAAGATAAAAGCGTTAAAGAGTTTATTGAATTAATAAAAGATAAAACTTTTTGCGCTAAAACTATAGCCGATGCAGTTCAATCTAATAATCAATTTGCAATATCGATATTTAAAGAAAGCGCAATTTATTTGGGAAAAGGACTTTCTATATTAATAGATATTTTGAATTTAGATAAAATTATAATAGGCGGAATATATGCAAGAATGGAATCGTTTTTTAAGAATATAGTTTTATCCGTAATTAAAGAGGAAGCCTTAAAATACAGCGCCGATTTTTGCAGTATAGAGGCTTCATTTTTCAAAGAAGAAATAGGCGATTATTCTACTTTGGCGGTTGCAATGAATAAATTATAA